Below is a window of Synechococcus sp. MW101C3 DNA.
CAGCAGCAGCGAACAGATCATCGGCGCCAGCAGACCGGTGAGCAGGGTCTGGGTCAGCAGGGTGCGCAGGCTGCCGGCGAGAGGCAGCTGGGGGGGTAGGCCCAGCCGCTGAAGGATCAAGCTGAGCCCCAGCAGAAAGGTGCCGATCAGGGCCAGCAGCCCGAGGCTGAAGCTGCGCTCAAGCGGCGGTCCCTTGCGGCCGAGCCTCCCCCACCACCAGCCCAGCAGCACCAGCGCCGGAATCTGGGTGGCGCCATCGAGGGTGAGGGCGTCGAGCAACAGCCCCAGCCCCAGCCCAGCCAGGGCACCGGAGACCGGCCCATCGCTGATCGCCCAGGGCAGAAGCCACAGCACCGCCCAGCTGGGTGGTGCCCCCGAGAGGCGCAGCAGCGCGGGAGAGGCCAGCGTGAGCCATGGCACGAGCAGAGCGCTGGCCACAAACCAGGGGTGGCGGTGCAGCTTGCCCACCATTCAGGGCGCCGCCTGCCGGGGCTGCACCAGCACCTGCACCCAGTCGATCGCTTCCACCGGCGCACTGAGCTGCACCACCGCCGTGGGCGCCGGCACGGCCTTTTCATCCACCGACTGGATCACGCCAACGCTCATCCCCGGCGGCACCAGCGTGCTGGCCGGCGAGGTGACCACGACATCCCCTGGGCGCACCTGCGGATCCTTCACCAGAAAACGCAGCTCGGGCCGGCTGCCGTTCACGCCGGTGAGCAGGCCCATGCTCTGGGTGCGCCCCACCCA
It encodes the following:
- a CDS encoding rod shape-determining protein MreD, yielding MGKLHRHPWFVASALLVPWLTLASPALLRLSGAPPSWAVLWLLPWAISDGPVSGALAGLGLGLLLDALTLDGATQIPALVLLGWWWGRLGRKGPPLERSFSLGLLALIGTFLLGLSLILQRLGLPPQLPLAGSLRTLLTQTLLTGLLAPMICSLLLLLWRQQNAPSRG